The proteins below are encoded in one region of Poecile atricapillus isolate bPoeAtr1 chromosome 33, bPoeAtr1.hap1, whole genome shotgun sequence:
- the LOC131590435 gene encoding scale keratin-like: MSCYDLCPPRTSVDLCPPRSSVAVPQPIAESCNELCARQCPDSSALIQPPPVVVTFPGPILSSFPQQAVVGSSGAPAFGGSLGLGGLYGAGATQASGGLCTFGRAYAAPACSPCALPRYSKKLWDTCGPC; the protein is encoded by the coding sequence ATGTCCTGCTACGACCTGTGCCCTCCTCGCACCAGCGTGGACCTGTGTCCCCCCCGCAGCAGCGTGGCCGTGCCCCAGCCCATCGCTGAGAGCTGCAACGAGCTGTGCGCCCGCCAGTGCCCCGACTCGTCGGCCTTGATCCAGCCGCCGCCCGTGGTGGTCACCTTCCCCGgccccatcctcagctccttcccccagcAAGCCGTGGTGGGCTCCTCCGGAGCCCCGGCCTTTGGcggctccctggggctgggcgGCCTCTACGGCGCCGGCGCCACCCAGGCCTCGGGGGGCCTGTGCACCTTTGGCAGAGCCTACGCTGCTCCCGCCTGCAGCCCTTGCGCCTTGCCCCGCTACAGCAAGAAGCTCTGGGACACCTGCGGGCCCTGCTAG